The Roseomonas haemaphysalidis genome segment CCCTCGATCAGCGCGCGGATATCCGGCTCGTCGTCGACGATCAGGACCTCATGCGCCATGCTGCTGCACCTCCGTCATCTTGTTCCCGGCCATCGCCGCCTGCTGCTCGCCTTCCAGCGGGAAGACCAGCGCCGCGCGCGTGCCGGCCTTGCCGTCCTGGCGGTCCGTCAACAGCAGCCGTCCGCCGTGGTCCTCCATGATCTTCTTGACGATGGCAAGACCAAGCCCGGTCCCTTTCGGCTTGTGGGTCACATAAGGCTCCGTCAGCCGCTCCCGCTCCTCCCCATCCGGCAGGCCGTTGCCGTCGTCCTCGACCGCCATGGTCAGCCAGCCCTCGGAGGGTTCGACGCTGATGCGGATGTGCCCGATATCGGCGGGCTCGCCTGCCGCCATCAGGGCCTGGCGACGCACCATCACCGCATCGGCGGCGTTCGCCAATAGGTTGGTCATGGCCTGCCCCAGCAACCGGCGGTCGCAGCGGATGCGCGGTGGGGAGGCGGGGATATCGGTGGAAAAAACAATATCGTGATGCGCATTCTGCTGCAGCACCAATGCTTCCCGCGCCATCTGTCCCGGGTCCTCGGGGCGGATCACCGGCTGCGGCATGCGCGCGAAGGCGGAGAACTCGTCCACCATCCGGCCGATATCCTCCACCTGCCGCACGATGGTGTCGGTGCAGGCCTTGAAGGTGTCGGGGTCGGACTGGATCTCCTTCAGGTACTTGCGCTTCAGCCGCTCGGCGGAGAGCTGGATGGGCGTCAGCGGGTTCTTGATCTCATGCGCAATGCGGCGGGCGACGTCGGACCACGCGGCCTTGCGCTGCGCCGACAGCAGCTCGGTGATGTCGTCGAAGGTCAGCACGAAGCCGACCACCTGCCCGCGCTGGGTTTCCGCGCCGATCTGCGCCAGCACGGTGCGGCGGTCGGAAGGCGGGCCGATGCGGATCTCGGCGGTGCGGCTGCGCTCCGGGGCGCTCATGGCAGCCTCCAGCAGCGGGGCGAACTCCGGCACCACCTCGTCCAGCCGGACACCCAGGTCGGCATCCAGGTCGCGGGCCAGCAGCTCGCTGGCGCTGCGGTTGGGCAGGTTGATGCGGCCTTCCCCATCGAGGCCGACCACGCCGGCAGAGACGCCCGACAGCACGGTTTCCGTGAAGCGCCGCCGCTCGTCGATCTGGCGATAGGCCTCCATCAACTCGCTGCGCTGGGCCGCCAGCTGGTTGGTCATGCGGTTGAAGGCGCGGGACAGGGTGCCGACCTCGTCATCCGCCTCACCTTCCGACACCCGTACCGTGAGGTCGCCGCCGCGCACCCGGTCCGCCGCCACGATCAGCCGCGACAGCGGCCGGGCGATCTGGTTGGCGATGACGAGGCCGATGGAGACGGCGGCCAGCAGCACCATCAGCGCCGCGATGGCGAAGATCATCGCGAAGGTGATCTGCAACCAGGACCGGTTGCGGTCCAGCTGGTCGTATTGTTGAAAAGCCAGCTCCGTGCGCTGCATGTGGTCGATCACGCTGGGGTCCACCGGGCGGCCGATCAGCAGCATCAGCCCCGGCTGGATGTCCAGCGCCACCAGGGCACGCACCCTGCCCTCCTCGGATTCTCCCGGCAGCACCGCCACATCGCCGCTGCGCACCTGCTCCATGGCCCAGGCCGGCAGCGGGTCCAGCACCGTGGTGGTGGTCAGCCCGGCATGCGCCACGACCTGATTGAGCACCGGTTCGAACACCACCGAGTCGGTCAGCCCGCGCAGAGAGGTATGCGTCGCCAGCAGCCGGGCGAAGGCATACTGGTTGGTGTCCAGAAGCTGCCCGTTGCGGTTCAGGTCCGCCGCCATGGCCAGCGCGTCGGCGCGGATGGTGTTGCGGTGCTCGTCCAGATAGGCGCGGGAGGCGACGAGGCTGGCTTCCAGCGTCGAGCGCACCTGATCGCTGAACCAGGCCTGAATGCCCAGGTTGAAGAACACCGCGGCAAAGACCGCCACCAGCAGCGCGGGCGTGACGGCGGTGACGCTGAACAGCAGCACCAGACGCACGTGCAGCCGCGACCCGGCCGAGCCACGCCGCCGCTCCGCCCAAACCCGCACCAGCCGCGCGATGATGGAGCCGAGCAGCAGCAGCAGGAAAAAGGCGTTGACCAGCACCATGGCCACCACCTGCCCGGGCTTGGTGGGCCCGAAGGGGCTGCCGCCGGACAACAGGGTGAAGGTGCCCACCGCCAGCAGCAGCGCCACGGCCGCCAGCACCAGCGTGACGACCCGCCCCAGCAGCCATTCGGCCAGCCTGCGGCGCCGGGGCGCCTGGCCGGCCGTGGTTCCGCTCATCGCCCCACCCTCATGACAGCCCGCGCACCACCGGCAGGTCCAGCTCCCGGATCTTCTTGCGCAGCGTGTTGCGGTTCAGCCCGAGCATGGCGGCCGCCTTGATCTGGTTGCCACGCGTGGCGGCCAGGGCCAGCCGCAGCAGCGGCCGCTCCACCTCGGCCAGGACGCGCTCATACAGGTCGCGCACCGGTAGGCCGTCCTTCTGCGCCGCCACAAAGGTGGTCAGGTGCCGTTCCACCGCCTGTTCCAGCGTTTCGGGCGCGCGCAGCTCCATCTCGACCATCGGCTCGGCTTCCGCCAGCTCGTTGGCCACCGCGTCGGCACCGATCACCTCCTGCGGATACAGGGCGGCGAGGCGCCGCATCAGGTTTTCCAACTCGCGCACGTTGCCGGGCCAGCCATGGCGGCGCAGACGCTCGATCGCCTCCTGGTCCAGTTGCTTGCCCGGCAGGCCGGACGCCTTGGCGCGGTCCAGGAAGTGGCGGGCCAGCAGCGGAATGTCTTCGGCCCGCTCGCGCACCGGCGGCAGGCGGATGGGCACGACGTTGAGGCGGTAGAACAGGTCCTCGCGGAACAGGCCCTGGCGGATCGCCTGCCGCAGGTCGCGGTGGGTGGCGGCGACGATGCGGACATTGGCCTTGATCGGGCTGCGGCCGCCCACCGTGGTGAACTCGCCTTCCTGCAGCACGCGCAGCAGGCGGGTCTGGGCCTCGGGCGGCATGTCGCCGATCTCGTCCAGGAACAGCGTGCCGCCGGCCGCCTGCTCGAACCGCCCGACGCCGCGGGCCAGCGCCCCCGTGAAGGCGCCGCGCTCATGGCCGAACAGCTCGCTTTCGATCAACTCGCGCGGGATGGCGGCCATGTTGATGGCGACAAAGGGGCCGGTGCGGCGCCGACCGTAGTCGTGCAGTGCGCGGGCCACCAGCTCCTTGCCGGTGCCGCTCTCGCCCGTGATCATCACGGTCAGGTCCGTGGTCGTGAGGCGCGCGACGGTGCGGTAGATCTCCTGCATCGCCGGGCTGCGGCCGACCAGCGGCAGGCGCTCGCCCTCATGCTCCTCCGAAGGCGGCTGGGCGGCGGCGGGGGCCACCAGCGCACGGGCCACGACGGCCAGCAGCTCCTTCAGGTCGAAGGGCTTGGGCAGGTACTCGAAGGCGCCGCGCTGCGCCGCCTTGACCGCCGTCATGAAGGTGGATTGCGCCGACATCACCACCACGCGCAGCTCGGGCCGGACGCGCTTGATGCGGGGCACGAGGTCCAGCCCGTTCTCGTCCGGCATCACCACGTCGGTGATCACCAGGTCGCCGCTGCCTTCCTCCACCCAGCGCCACAGCGTGGCGGCGGAGGACGTGGCCCGCACGGTATAGCCCGCGCGCCCCAGCGCCTGGGACAGCACGGTGCGGATGGCCCGGTCGTCATCGGCGATCAGGATGGTTCGGCTGTCGGTCATGCGGGTTTGGTCTCGGTCGGGGCGGGCTGGTTGGCGGGCGGCATGGGCAGGGACAGGCGGAAAATCGTGCGCCCCGGGCGGCTGTCGCACTCGATCAGCGCCCCCTGGTCGGCCACCAGCTTGGCGACCATGGCGAGGCCGAGCCCCTGCCCGCCCCGCTTGGTGGTCACGAAGGGCTCCCACAGGTTGGAGCGCACCTCCTCCTCGATGCCCGGGCCGTTGTCGCGGACGCTGACCTGCAACGGCAGGTGCACCCGCTCCCGCGACCCGGGCACGGCAATGCGGACGCCGTGGTGGTAGGCGGTGGAAAGCTGGATCTCGCCGCCCTGGGGGTCCACCGCCTCGGCGGCGTTCTTCACCAGGTTCAGCAGGATCTGCACCAGAAAGTCGCGGTTGCCCCAGACCGGCGGCAGCGAGGGATCGTAGTCCTCCACGATGCGCAGGTGGCTGGCGAAGCCACGGCTGGCGATGCGCCGCACATGGTCCAGCACCTCATGGATGTTCACCACGCTGCATTCGACCGGCTGCTCCGAGAACATTTCCATCCGCTCCACCAGGGTGCGGATGCGGTCCGCCTCATCCTGGATCAGCACGCAAAGCTCACGGTCGTCCTCGTTGGCGTTCTGCTCCAGCAGCTGCGCTGCGCCGCGAATGCCGGACAGCGGGTTCTTCACCTCATGCGCCAGCATGGCAGCCATGGCGGAGGCACCGCGGGCGGC includes the following:
- the ntrC gene encoding nitrogen regulation protein NR(I), which gives rise to MTDSRTILIADDDRAIRTVLSQALGRAGYTVRATSSAATLWRWVEEGSGDLVITDVVMPDENGLDLVPRIKRVRPELRVVVMSAQSTFMTAVKAAQRGAFEYLPKPFDLKELLAVVARALVAPAAAQPPSEEHEGERLPLVGRSPAMQEIYRTVARLTTTDLTVMITGESGTGKELVARALHDYGRRRTGPFVAINMAAIPRELIESELFGHERGAFTGALARGVGRFEQAAGGTLFLDEIGDMPPEAQTRLLRVLQEGEFTTVGGRSPIKANVRIVAATHRDLRQAIRQGLFREDLFYRLNVVPIRLPPVRERAEDIPLLARHFLDRAKASGLPGKQLDQEAIERLRRHGWPGNVRELENLMRRLAALYPQEVIGADAVANELAEAEPMVEMELRAPETLEQAVERHLTTFVAAQKDGLPVRDLYERVLAEVERPLLRLALAATRGNQIKAAAMLGLNRNTLRKKIRELDLPVVRGLS
- a CDS encoding two-component system sensor histidine kinase NtrB codes for the protein MNIFTRRTARPASEGAVPDSVAIVSALPVPVVVLDGDNRFRSANPAAEQFFQLSFGSLSQISLADLVPPDSRLLAMVDQVRSQDAPVSDHDLTLDSPRLHRTGVAAHGAPLPEMPGAVVLTLQDGSKAQKLDRQLNFRGAARGASAMAAMLAHEVKNPLSGIRGAAQLLEQNANEDDRELCVLIQDEADRIRTLVERMEMFSEQPVECSVVNIHEVLDHVRRIASRGFASHLRIVEDYDPSLPPVWGNRDFLVQILLNLVKNAAEAVDPQGGEIQLSTAYHHGVRIAVPGSRERVHLPLQVSVRDNGPGIEEEVRSNLWEPFVTTKRGGQGLGLAMVAKLVADQGALIECDSRPGRTIFRLSLPMPPANQPAPTETKPA
- a CDS encoding sensor histidine kinase NtrY-like; translated protein: MSGTTAGQAPRRRRLAEWLLGRVVTLVLAAVALLLAVGTFTLLSGGSPFGPTKPGQVVAMVLVNAFFLLLLLGSIIARLVRVWAERRRGSAGSRLHVRLVLLFSVTAVTPALLVAVFAAVFFNLGIQAWFSDQVRSTLEASLVASRAYLDEHRNTIRADALAMAADLNRNGQLLDTNQYAFARLLATHTSLRGLTDSVVFEPVLNQVVAHAGLTTTTVLDPLPAWAMEQVRSGDVAVLPGESEEGRVRALVALDIQPGLMLLIGRPVDPSVIDHMQRTELAFQQYDQLDRNRSWLQITFAMIFAIAALMVLLAAVSIGLVIANQIARPLSRLIVAADRVRGGDLTVRVSEGEADDEVGTLSRAFNRMTNQLAAQRSELMEAYRQIDERRRFTETVLSGVSAGVVGLDGEGRINLPNRSASELLARDLDADLGVRLDEVVPEFAPLLEAAMSAPERSRTAEIRIGPPSDRRTVLAQIGAETQRGQVVGFVLTFDDITELLSAQRKAAWSDVARRIAHEIKNPLTPIQLSAERLKRKYLKEIQSDPDTFKACTDTIVRQVEDIGRMVDEFSAFARMPQPVIRPEDPGQMAREALVLQQNAHHDIVFSTDIPASPPRIRCDRRLLGQAMTNLLANAADAVMVRRQALMAAGEPADIGHIRISVEPSEGWLTMAVEDDGNGLPDGEERERLTEPYVTHKPKGTGLGLAIVKKIMEDHGGRLLLTDRQDGKAGTRAALVFPLEGEQQAAMAGNKMTEVQQHGA